Proteins encoded by one window of Cellvibrio sp. KY-GH-1:
- a CDS encoding trypsin-like peptidase domain-containing protein, translated as MRRFFLCCLLIVFASVVRAEIYQWTDEDGKVHFGEKQAAQDQKEATKVEVRGKYLIRDVEALNAIYYTNPSPHRLIDFNSIKLALPDSEYTNVRIGRITCGRPIDLYWQKGIVDFTQPGVIRGSISIFEKFGYAVRNGIKGGASAASLNLEAEIIDIKMNKCPAEKSDDITQNATYLKVKWNLYDPLAKKLLYSTETMGSHNAMSVRAIRNGGDISFDAALSLATNNLLADPEFAKVIVPVDMTTLVEKFDEEVNVKINYGTGAGSFKESADQLMKNAVIVKTKDGFGSGVVINNDGYVLTNAHVVGDETKFHILIGDNTLGAVLVRKEAIRDVALIKINDNYSRLEGVTVAKDQSDVGDEIYIIGAPLSLEHSQTTTKGIVSAYRDMQGLRYLQTDANVNHGSSGGPVFNEHGELIALTVAGLLTRDGAGLGINYLIPINDVFRYLKLGTAKNKNEMLASTDNWFQSKLASKDDNTVLSGVYRKFGTVLNWLNTPLFTIGNVAESPSANSEPLPQISGLTQLPDKISNQMLLRAKAADALTRITPLKMSIAMYYVDHDQEWPSSFSDIDVDGDSLSHPGLIESVTIELNGTLRADLSEETFGHGYYFELVPDAKNASLSMDWSCVTNLDKGLWVGSCTSDL; from the coding sequence ATGCGCAGATTTTTTTTATGTTGCCTTTTAATTGTTTTTGCATCAGTTGTTCGCGCTGAAATCTATCAGTGGACTGATGAAGATGGCAAAGTTCATTTTGGTGAAAAACAAGCAGCTCAAGATCAGAAAGAGGCTACTAAGGTTGAAGTGCGGGGTAAATATCTGATTCGTGATGTCGAAGCCCTGAACGCTATTTATTATACAAACCCCTCCCCACATCGATTGATCGATTTTAATTCAATCAAACTAGCTCTGCCTGATTCAGAGTATACCAATGTTAGGATTGGGCGTATCACTTGTGGTAGACCAATAGATTTGTATTGGCAGAAAGGTATCGTCGACTTTACTCAACCCGGTGTTATTAGGGGAAGTATTTCAATCTTTGAAAAGTTTGGTTATGCCGTCCGCAATGGTATTAAAGGCGGTGCATCGGCAGCCAGTTTAAATCTAGAAGCTGAAATCATTGATATAAAAATGAATAAATGTCCCGCGGAAAAAAGCGATGACATTACACAGAATGCGACCTATCTAAAAGTGAAATGGAATTTATATGACCCTTTAGCCAAAAAACTATTGTATTCAACGGAAACCATGGGTTCTCATAACGCGATGAGTGTCAGGGCCATCAGAAATGGAGGTGATATTAGTTTTGATGCTGCTTTGTCACTTGCAACGAACAATTTGTTGGCGGACCCTGAATTTGCAAAAGTGATTGTGCCTGTTGATATGACTACGCTGGTAGAAAAATTTGACGAGGAAGTGAATGTCAAAATCAATTACGGCACCGGTGCAGGTTCGTTTAAAGAAAGCGCTGATCAATTGATGAAAAACGCCGTTATCGTAAAAACCAAAGATGGGTTTGGTAGTGGTGTGGTTATTAATAACGATGGCTATGTATTAACTAATGCGCACGTGGTTGGCGATGAGACAAAGTTTCATATCCTTATTGGTGATAATACGCTGGGTGCAGTTTTGGTTCGTAAGGAAGCCATTCGCGACGTTGCCTTGATTAAAATCAATGACAACTATTCCAGGCTGGAAGGTGTTACTGTTGCGAAGGATCAATCCGATGTGGGAGATGAAATTTATATTATCGGTGCTCCGCTTTCGTTGGAGCATAGTCAGACTACAACAAAAGGCATTGTTTCTGCCTATAGAGATATGCAAGGGCTCCGCTATTTGCAAACCGATGCAAATGTTAACCACGGCAGTTCAGGTGGGCCAGTATTTAACGAGCACGGAGAACTAATTGCACTGACGGTGGCGGGCTTATTAACACGCGATGGTGCAGGTTTGGGAATTAACTATTTGATACCCATTAATGATGTATTTAGATATTTAAAATTAGGCACTGCTAAAAATAAAAATGAAATGTTGGCTTCAACCGATAACTGGTTTCAATCAAAGCTCGCTTCTAAAGATGACAATACCGTTTTATCAGGCGTATACCGGAAATTTGGCACCGTATTAAATTGGTTAAACACGCCGTTATTTACCATAGGAAATGTTGCTGAATCGCCTTCCGCTAATAGTGAACCTTTACCGCAAATATCCGGGTTGACCCAATTGCCTGATAAAATTAGCAACCAGATGCTACTTCGCGCCAAAGCGGCGGATGCGTTGACCCGCATTACTCCGTTGAAAATGTCTATTGCAATGTATTACGTAGATCATGATCAGGAGTGGCCGAGCAGCTTTAGCGATATCGATGTGGATGGCGATAGTTTGAGTCATCCGGGGTTAATTGAGTCCGTCACTATTGAACTAAACGGCACTCTTCGCGCTGATTTATCCGAAGAAACATTCGGTCATGGTTATTACTTTGAATTAGTCCCGGATGCCAAAAACGCAAGCTTGTCTATGGATTGGTCATGCGTAACAAACCTTGATAAAGGATTGTGGGTTGGGTCGTGTACAAGTGATTTGTAG